In a genomic window of Helianthus annuus cultivar XRQ/B chromosome 10, HanXRQr2.0-SUNRISE, whole genome shotgun sequence:
- the LOC110886714 gene encoding uncharacterized protein LOC110886714, producing MLLRSSSNPALNSWFLHETHKESSPFDPLSIRRNPKSPTITLCSMNSPKKLIRASSETDLIMNSLSPLTKTTGSLIASIAVEEDTEGEESDHEFLMFSSSGLYDNGHRGFEVMVDGTGGGGGGGEGKIYGGDGLGNDHEDDSTDLYYQNMIEANPGNAMLLSNYAKYLKEVRGDFPKAEEYCSRAILANPNDGNVLSMYADLIWETQKDAPRAQNYFDQAVQASPDDCYVIASYARFLWDADDEEEEEEDEVVKQDICDMNVLTPSFLTGTSQLPPIAAAS from the exons ATGCTACTTCGCAGCTCATCAAATCCAGCCCTTAATTCATGGTTTCTACATGAAACCCACAAAGAATCATCACCATTCGATCCGTTATCCATCCGCCGCAACCCCAAATCACCAACAATCACACTTTGCTCCATGAACTCACCCAAGAAACTCATCAGAGCTTCATCCGAAACCGATCTGATCATGAACTCTCTCTCCCCACTTACCAAAACCACCGGTTCTTTGATCGCGTCTATCGCTGTTGAAGAAGACACTGAAGGAGAGGAGAGTGATCATGAGTTTTTGATGTTTTCGTCTTCAGGTTTGTATGATAACGGGCATCGTGGGTTTGAGGTTATGGTGGATGGGAcgggtggtggcggtggaggcggtgaaGGGAAGATATATGGTGGCGATGGGCTCGGGAATGATCATGAGGATGATAGTACGGATTTGTATTATCAGAATATGATTGAAGCAAACCCTGGGAATGCAATGCTTCTTAGCAATTATGCTAAGTATTTGAAAGAG GTTAGAGGCGATTTCCCCAAGGCTGAAGAGTACTGCAGCAGAGCAATACTGGCGAATCCGAACGATGGAAATGTTTTGTCAATGTATGCCGATTTGATTTGGGAGACACAAAAGGACGCCCCTCGCGCGCAAAACTATTTTGATCAAGCCGTTCAAGCGTCGCCAGATGACTG TTATGTTATAGCTTCTTATGCTCGGTTTCTTTGGGACGCTGACGacgaagaagaggaagaagaggatgAAGTTGTTAAACAAGATATTTGTGATATGAATGTATTGACACCAAGTTTCTTAACAGGAACTTCACAGTTACCTCCAATTGCTGCAGCTTCTTAA